From Fusobacterium perfoetens, one genomic window encodes:
- the scpB gene encoding SMC-Scp complex subunit ScpB yields the protein MNNIDLSLYENLKEKIEAILFIGGEDVKIKDLSKFFKIPIDKLIPIIYELKGERKSSGINIEITDTHIYLVSNPKYGGVVNNFFEQEKKPKKLSGATLETLSIIAYNQPITKSEIESIRGVNVDSIIGNLESRNFVRICGKKETVGRPNLYEVTEKFLGYLGIDYVNELPNYQEIKEQLEKLHYIENKKSE from the coding sequence ATGAATAATATTGACTTAAGTTTATATGAAAATCTAAAAGAAAAAATAGAGGCTATTCTTTTTATCGGTGGAGAAGACGTAAAGATAAAAGACCTTTCTAAGTTTTTTAAAATCCCTATTGATAAACTTATCCCTATTATTTATGAATTAAAGGGAGAGAGAAAATCTTCTGGGATAAATATCGAAATTACAGATACACATATTTATCTTGTTTCAAATCCAAAATATGGAGGAGTTGTAAATAATTTTTTTGAACAAGAGAAGAAACCTAAAAAACTTTCAGGAGCAACTTTAGAAACTCTGTCAATTATCGCTTACAATCAACCTATAACAAAAAGTGAGATTGAATCTATAAGAGGGGTTAATGTTGATAGTATAATAGGAAACCTTGAAAGTAGAAATTTTGTAAGAATCTGTGGGAAAAAAGAAACTGTAGGTAGACCAAATCTTTATGAAGTCACTGAAAAATTTTTGGGATATTTGGGGATTGACTATGTAAATGAGCTACCTAATTATCAAGAGATAAAAGAACAATTAGAAAAATTGCATTATATAGAAAATAAAAAATCAGAATAG
- a CDS encoding Maf family protein: MILASNSPRRKEILENFGFNLKVITKNIDEVSDEEDIIKRIEDIARKKVLAVAEVYPNEFVVGADTVVVVDDKILGKPKDKKDIYEMLHSLSGRPHKVITSFSFVNISKNISISDSEVSEVYFKNITDEEISWYIDTKEPFDKAGSYGIQGKGSYFVERIDGDFFAVMGFPIGKFVRTLAKNNISLDDIKKL; this comes from the coding sequence ATGATTTTAGCATCAAATTCTCCTAGAAGAAAGGAGATTTTAGAAAATTTTGGATTTAATCTAAAAGTTATTACAAAAAATATTGATGAAGTTAGTGATGAAGAAGATATAATAAAAAGAATAGAGGATATTGCTAGAAAAAAAGTCTTAGCAGTGGCTGAAGTTTATCCCAATGAATTTGTTGTTGGAGCTGATACTGTTGTGGTAGTAGATGATAAAATTCTTGGAAAGCCAAAAGATAAAAAAGATATTTATGAGATGTTACACAGTCTTTCTGGAAGACCTCATAAGGTTATCACAAGTTTTTCTTTTGTAAATATCTCTAAAAATATCTCAATTTCTGATTCAGAAGTTTCTGAAGTTTACTTTAAAAATATAACCGATGAGGAGATTTCTTGGTATATAGATACAAAAGAACCGTTTGACAAAGCTGGTTCTTACGGTATTCAAGGAAAGGGTAGTTATTTTGTAGAGAGAATAGATGGAGATTTTTTTGCAGTTATGGGATTTCCAATAGGAAAATTTGTGAGAACTTTAGCAAAAAACAATATCTCTTTAGATGATATAAAAAAATTATAA
- a CDS encoding SoxR reducing system RseC family protein, with protein sequence MESSGKVTSINGKKIKVMMFKESSCAHCSGCGEASKLTREIELEYNPHKQKIEIGDIVTFELADSKMLKIGFLVYVLPIIMMMVGFIISNMMGNRERESVLFSFGTLAVTFLLIHLYDRFVVKEKVNMDITKIEKDNKEFDIDSCEVKKD encoded by the coding sequence ATGGAAAGTAGTGGAAAAGTAACAAGTATTAACGGCAAAAAAATAAAAGTAATGATGTTTAAAGAAAGTTCTTGTGCTCATTGTTCTGGTTGTGGAGAAGCAAGTAAACTTACAAGAGAAATCGAACTAGAATACAATCCTCACAAGCAAAAAATAGAGATTGGAGATATAGTTACATTTGAATTAGCTGATTCAAAAATGTTAAAGATAGGATTTTTGGTATATGTTCTTCCGATAATAATGATGATGGTAGGATTTATTATATCAAATATGATGGGAAATAGAGAAAGAGAAAGTGTTTTATTTTCTTTTGGAACTTTGGCAGTGACTTTTTTATTAATTCATCTATATGATAGATTTGTTGTAAAAGAAAAAGTTAATATGGATATAACAAAAATTGAAAAGGACAACAAAGAGTTTGATATAGATAGTTGCGAAGTAAAAAAAGATTAG
- a CDS encoding toxin-antitoxin system YwqK family antitoxin, with amino-acid sequence MKKIICLFVLIGVVSFSNQKTVYKNQLKILNDLVVCKGDNSIFTGKVVDGKNREYFKKGKAQGKWLTFYENGKLKSIENWSEGNLNGKHIIYRENGTKYVEINYKDGKENGEYKIFYENGKPRVYGKFKKGKPIGEWKVYRKG; translated from the coding sequence ATGAAAAAAATTATATGTCTTTTTGTTTTAATTGGTGTAGTTTCTTTTTCTAATCAAAAAACAGTTTACAAAAATCAATTAAAAATTTTAAATGATTTGGTAGTTTGCAAAGGAGATAACTCTATTTTTACAGGGAAAGTGGTAGATGGTAAAAATAGAGAATATTTTAAAAAAGGGAAAGCTCAAGGAAAATGGCTGACTTTTTATGAAAATGGAAAACTGAAATCTATTGAAAATTGGTCAGAGGGAAACTTAAATGGAAAGCATATAATTTACAGAGAAAATGGTACAAAATACGTTGAGATAAATTACAAAGATGGAAAAGAAAATGGCGAGTACAAGATTTTTTATGAAAATGGAAAGCCTAGAGTTTATGGAAAATTTAAAAAGGGTAAACCTATTGGAGAATGGAAAGTTTATAGAAAAGGATAA
- a CDS encoding cysteine-rich small domain-containing protein encodes MKIKTENYKFFQNKSCEYFPCHKIDDIEKFNCLFCYCPLYALGEKCGGNFKYTESGIKNCTYCNLPHIKEIGYQHIQGKISEILKKVKKD; translated from the coding sequence TTGAAAATAAAAACAGAGAATTATAAATTTTTTCAAAATAAAAGTTGTGAATATTTTCCTTGCCATAAGATAGATGATATAGAAAAATTTAATTGTCTTTTTTGCTATTGTCCACTATATGCTTTGGGAGAGAAATGTGGTGGAAATTTTAAATATACAGAGTCAGGGATAAAAAATTGCACTTATTGTAATCTTCCTCACATAAAAGAGATAGGATATCAACATATTCAAGGAAAAATATCAGAAATATTAAAAAAGGTAAAAAAAGATTGA
- a CDS encoding M23 family metallopeptidase, with amino-acid sequence MKNRYYVTITDLKGMKCYSFDKIIKKYILVVGISLLFSISALVTVVLVLNHKVKQYSYYRVQNEELVGKIEENKKEYLAQIEKAREEISAKELELENITTKIDEIEKIMGEEISSGEPLTETEKLDLAKMNILERKFLLQTIPNGKPLDPFKGYSSVYGTREHPILEKQIYHYGLDFKGTKGTKIISPADGIIEFAGYNSGGFGNLVIMDHGYGFKTYYAHMSKIDVKVGQVVRKGQKLGEVGSTGRSTGPHLHYEIHYLGKRVNPMSFTEWNIDNYNSLFEKEKGVKWQSLVEMIKHQTQAFQERK; translated from the coding sequence TTGAAGAATAGATATTATGTTACAATAACAGATTTAAAAGGAATGAAATGCTATTCATTTGATAAGATAATAAAAAAATATATTTTAGTAGTGGGAATATCTTTGTTGTTTAGTATAAGTGCTTTAGTGACAGTAGTCCTTGTATTAAATCACAAAGTAAAGCAATATAGTTATTATAGAGTTCAAAATGAAGAACTTGTTGGAAAAATAGAAGAGAATAAAAAAGAGTATTTGGCTCAAATAGAAAAAGCTAGAGAAGAAATTTCAGCTAAAGAGTTGGAGCTTGAAAATATTACTACAAAAATAGACGAGATTGAAAAAATAATGGGAGAAGAAATATCTTCTGGAGAACCATTAACAGAAACAGAAAAATTAGATTTGGCAAAAATGAATATTTTAGAAAGAAAATTTTTGTTACAAACTATTCCTAATGGAAAACCTTTAGATCCATTCAAAGGGTATTCAAGTGTGTATGGTACTAGAGAACACCCAATTTTAGAAAAACAAATCTATCATTATGGACTAGATTTTAAAGGAACTAAGGGGACAAAAATAATATCACCAGCTGACGGAATAATAGAGTTTGCAGGATACAATTCTGGAGGATTTGGAAATCTTGTTATAATGGATCATGGTTATGGATTTAAAACTTATTATGCTCATATGAGTAAAATAGATGTAAAAGTTGGGCAAGTTGTCAGAAAGGGACAAAAATTAGGAGAAGTAGGAAGTACAGGAAGATCTACAGGACCACATCTTCACTATGAGATACATTACCTTGGAAAAAGAGTAAATCCAATGTCTTTTACAGAATGGAATATAGATAATTACAATAGTCTTTTTGAAAAAGAAAAGGGGGTAAAATGGCAGTCTTTAGTAGAAATGATAAAACATCAGACGCAGGCTTTTCAGGAAAGGAAATAA
- a CDS encoding bactofilin family protein: MAVFSRNDKTSDAGFSGKEITKITKGSEFRGQLKVDANLSVEGKIDGNVCCNYGITIEEGAFGEGLLLARKVTVKGNYNGKIEADLIELLDGCMVTGEIISNRLLIKEGAVFEGVSKYREAPISEKEMLLQIENKEVEKDNKK; this comes from the coding sequence ATGGCAGTCTTTAGTAGAAATGATAAAACATCAGACGCAGGCTTTTCAGGAAAGGAAATAACTAAAATCACAAAGGGAAGTGAATTTAGAGGGCAACTAAAAGTAGATGCGAATCTTTCGGTTGAGGGGAAAATCGATGGAAATGTTTGCTGTAATTATGGAATAACAATAGAAGAGGGAGCTTTTGGAGAAGGATTACTTCTTGCAAGAAAAGTTACTGTTAAAGGAAATTATAATGGAAAAATAGAAGCTGACCTTATTGAACTTCTTGATGGTTGTATGGTAACTGGAGAAATAATAAGTAATAGACTTCTTATAAAAGAGGGAGCTGTATTTGAAGGAGTTAGTAAATACAGAGAAGCACCTATTTCTGAAAAAGAGATGTTACTTCAAATAGAAAATAAAGAAGTAGAAAAAGATAATAAAAAATAA
- a CDS encoding PD-(D/E)XK nuclease family protein: MKFKYFKLGENYLKDLENREKTLIVFNDYFLKNTFLKNRKKNILVPSGTYLTCDEFQKEIFITEKSVLTEAKRPLTLYQNISSEIKSSEKINNYYDIIDIADLFFNYYKDLNINLIKNIDEKILTNWQREKINKFQTIKKDYDSFLGKNNYIINDWIVCEENFREDFIKKFEKIIFVDILYFSPLLKKIIKKLDALLEIEFIIQGDSKIYNEKNLSLNKITAKNSYFNFEKKNIKIYETSEDMETIFGVLYLMDRKKIKNIYFPKVEDEYFSKLMPKYFINTKLKVMEDTKTYKFMTLQNNLIGSLEIKRGFGLKIESFLEIIENSLSQNIYNISPNDKKSFYKILEKEYRYINLKTFEEFDLKDILEENQEIVDIFKNIYDDLIKIKDFNSIQDFYNYFKNIGFEKISDIDYVDFLEKFHEVIFNIKSSENLFGEKGFKEIFKKDSGRYIYTLLIKYLEGIELKSVENEKKEEFVGIVKKLDEARLNFNGESYFVDVNNNYLPGTIERNKIFTDRQLEILGFMTKDEKINLAKYRFYQALGNSKENIIFYKNEKEGKLGKSIFLEELMMEYNLNLEKNIMDNSNIIKMVEEYFYKERGFKIENQNFNIKKDLEKLVNKDNQITVGAYDIVNINDCQYRYLLGNILGIEETKENSYGGSARILGIIVHSILEKITDKIYYKIIKENNFDVDPTLVKEIVQKEMLRNNMKYPTYVDLYFEKVLIPTFEKNIIEFYKKMEKELKGEKVKTFFGEKNKIYISDYNEDDKTKPDFVIKGRADLVVTTEKENFIIDYKTGSSTDGQLDIYSIILCGDSEGAKKYIYNVVKGELKSPEDKKDKITKEQLNEIFKKFVEDENFERKEKSCGNCEYKNICRKDVI; the protein is encoded by the coding sequence ATGAAGTTTAAATATTTTAAACTTGGGGAAAATTATCTAAAAGATTTAGAAAATAGAGAAAAAACTTTGATTGTATTCAATGATTATTTCTTAAAAAATACATTTTTAAAAAATAGAAAGAAAAATATTTTAGTTCCAAGTGGGACTTATTTAACTTGTGATGAATTTCAAAAGGAGATTTTTATAACAGAGAAAAGTGTCTTAACAGAGGCTAAAAGGCCTCTTACACTATATCAAAATATCTCATCTGAAATAAAATCTTCTGAAAAAATAAATAATTATTATGATATTATCGATATTGCTGATCTATTTTTTAATTATTATAAAGACCTTAATATAAATCTTATAAAAAATATAGATGAAAAAATCCTAACTAATTGGCAGAGAGAAAAAATAAATAAATTTCAGACTATAAAAAAAGATTATGATAGTTTTTTAGGAAAAAATAACTATATAATAAATGATTGGATAGTCTGTGAGGAAAATTTTAGAGAGGATTTTATCAAGAAATTTGAAAAAATAATCTTTGTAGATATTTTATATTTCTCCCCTCTTCTAAAAAAAATAATTAAAAAACTTGACGCTTTACTAGAGATAGAGTTTATTATCCAAGGAGATTCTAAAATCTATAATGAAAAAAATCTGTCTTTAAATAAGATAACTGCTAAAAATAGCTATTTTAATTTTGAAAAGAAAAATATAAAAATATATGAAACTTCAGAGGATATGGAAACTATTTTTGGTGTGTTGTATCTTATGGATAGAAAAAAAATAAAAAATATATATTTTCCAAAAGTAGAAGATGAATATTTTTCAAAACTTATGCCTAAATATTTTATAAATACGAAATTAAAAGTTATGGAAGATACTAAAACCTATAAATTTATGACACTGCAAAATAATCTTATTGGATCACTGGAGATAAAAAGAGGTTTTGGTCTAAAGATAGAGAGTTTTTTAGAGATTATTGAAAATAGTTTAAGTCAAAATATCTATAATATCTCGCCGAATGATAAAAAATCCTTTTATAAAATCTTAGAAAAAGAATATAGATATATAAATCTTAAAACTTTTGAGGAATTCGATTTAAAGGATATCCTAGAGGAAAATCAAGAGATTGTAGATATTTTTAAAAATATCTATGATGACTTAATAAAAATAAAAGATTTTAATTCTATCCAAGATTTTTATAATTATTTTAAAAATATTGGTTTTGAAAAAATATCTGATATAGATTATGTGGATTTTTTAGAAAAATTTCACGAGGTAATATTTAATATTAAAAGTAGTGAAAATCTTTTTGGAGAGAAAGGGTTTAAAGAGATATTTAAAAAGGATAGTGGAAGATATATCTATACCTTACTTATAAAATATCTTGAGGGGATAGAACTTAAGTCTGTTGAAAATGAGAAAAAAGAAGAATTTGTGGGAATAGTAAAAAAACTTGATGAGGCTAGGCTTAATTTTAATGGAGAGTCTTATTTTGTAGATGTAAATAATAACTATCTTCCTGGAACTATCGAAAGAAATAAAATATTTACTGACAGACAACTTGAAATTTTGGGATTTATGACAAAAGATGAAAAGATAAATCTTGCAAAATATCGTTTCTATCAAGCTCTTGGAAATTCCAAAGAAAATATTATATTCTATAAAAATGAAAAAGAGGGAAAACTTGGAAAATCAATATTTTTAGAAGAACTTATGATGGAATATAATCTAAATCTAGAAAAAAATATTATGGATAACTCAAACATTATAAAAATGGTAGAAGAATATTTTTATAAAGAAAGAGGTTTTAAAATAGAAAATCAAAACTTTAATATAAAGAAAGATTTGGAAAAACTGGTTAATAAAGATAATCAAATTACAGTTGGAGCTTATGATATTGTAAATATAAATGACTGTCAATATAGATATCTTTTAGGAAATATTTTAGGAATTGAAGAAACAAAAGAAAATAGTTATGGTGGTTCTGCTCGTATTTTAGGAATTATAGTTCATAGTATTTTGGAAAAAATAACAGATAAAATATATTATAAGATAATAAAAGAAAATAATTTTGATGTAGACCCTACTTTAGTAAAAGAGATAGTTCAAAAAGAGATGCTTAGAAATAATATGAAGTATCCAACCTATGTGGATTTATATTTTGAAAAAGTTTTGATACCAACTTTTGAAAAGAATATAATAGAGTTTTATAAAAAAATGGAAAAAGAGTTAAAAGGTGAAAAGGTAAAAACATTCTTTGGAGAAAAAAATAAAATCTATATAAGTGATTATAACGAAGATGATAAGACAAAACCAGATTTTGTTATAAAAGGTAGAGCAGATTTAGTGGTAACTACTGAAAAAGAAAATTTTATAATAGATTATAAAACTGGAAGTTCTACAGATGGACAGCTCGATATTTATTCAATAATTCTTTGCGGAGATTCTGAAGGAGCAAAAAAATATATATATAATGTAGTAAAAGGAGAGTTAAAATCTCCAGAAGATAAAAAGGATAAGATTACAAAAGAACAACTTAACGAGATATTTAAAAAGTTTGTAGAAGATGAAAATTTTGAAAGAAAAGAAAAATCTTGTGGAAATTGTGAGTATAAAAATATTTGTAGAAAGGACGTGATATAA
- a CDS encoding UvrD-helicase domain-containing protein: protein MSKKILKASAGTGKTYRLALEYVVSLIKGEKFSDIIVMTFTNKAIAEIEERIIKFLYDLSYETKDSENLKSSINNLYPDLVLKRDEIEKIYKDLIINKEKLGIYTLDSFKINIFKNAIAPMKEVFSYEIIDDEENSEILKKVFEKISDNRELFSQFEEFFSDNVERDVEKYIGILKNLVKYRWRYIFINKGEKLKERKEFLVDEKEIVNLLDEIKIKIEELCELKAEGKPLEEYANKIFKKYLYLENFNEKRDFFIQNLEELITNDNLHNGRKTTAKKENIIQYKEEMAVLKENLNNLLSKKIFNERIIPYEKQVLNFVEIFFNIYDEIKFKEKKFTQDDLKDYLLMYLEDEKVNLIKNNQITDYMKEIIESECSSIFIDEFQDTSIAQWKLLEPFINSAKNIICVGDEKQSIYGWRDGEKNLFRDLATVIDGEEENLDTSFRSEENIVEFINEIFENILEKTGIEWDFIKSKSNKKGREGLVRIYNFNLTKEEKKKIKEEKREIDKTEYIKTIIDVLKNDFNENYKGIGIIARKNETLSEIAEELLKNKIPYTLEAKKSIFDHKGVVPIIKLLKYFLTENIFYLLEFLRDDLILVEDSFIEKIVEVWNLKNDKISIFFENVLECGEYPEEKKIIKKIGKIYKKYSETEFRNMDIVLDIIKEFGIVEIYNKENEIKNIYKFVTVSKNFENIKEFLEEIEENSSKDIYLQPTSQEENTVSLLTIHKSKGLEYDTVFYILDEDKNNPDKGLNFNIKFDKNYLNIEDYLVCNSKNEKFLTYLDEVFDFYSFKEKKKKEEELNNLYVALTRPKGNLFIFIVHLKEESLFKNLFESYRREDYYQIGELKKYDYPEKEKTISQEIDFRIDFESLEKSQEKLNENIEKIKNDSYKYSLELEEKRNIGNIVHYFLENIKYGEKEEIELALKKTFSKYGALFGEKKLKDEILSKEKIEKIFKNNPDIFSKKWDIIYNEYSIYSEQEKKLYRIDRLMIDNKTKEIYIVDYKTGTYEEEQLKNYKELVEFELSRIKEKNYTVKTKYIEIY from the coding sequence ATGTCTAAAAAAATATTAAAAGCCAGTGCAGGAACAGGAAAAACTTATAGACTGGCACTAGAATACGTGGTTTCTCTTATAAAAGGGGAAAAATTTTCAGATATTATAGTTATGACCTTTACAAATAAAGCTATTGCTGAGATTGAAGAGAGAATTATAAAATTTTTGTATGATTTATCCTATGAAACAAAGGACAGTGAAAATCTAAAAAGTTCTATAAATAACCTTTATCCAGACTTAGTTTTAAAAAGAGATGAGATTGAAAAAATATATAAGGATTTGATAATCAATAAGGAAAAACTTGGAATTTATACTCTAGACTCTTTTAAAATCAATATTTTTAAAAATGCTATTGCTCCTATGAAAGAGGTTTTTTCTTATGAAATAATAGATGATGAGGAAAATAGTGAGATTTTAAAGAAAGTTTTTGAAAAAATTTCAGATAATAGGGAACTTTTTTCACAGTTTGAGGAATTTTTTAGCGACAATGTAGAAAGAGATGTTGAAAAATATATTGGGATTTTAAAAAATCTTGTAAAATATAGATGGCGTTATATCTTTATAAATAAAGGTGAAAAACTAAAAGAAAGAAAAGAATTTTTAGTTGATGAAAAAGAAATAGTAAATCTTTTAGATGAAATTAAAATAAAAATAGAGGAACTTTGTGAATTAAAAGCAGAAGGAAAACCATTAGAAGAATATGCTAACAAAATATTTAAAAAGTATTTATATTTAGAAAACTTCAACGAAAAAAGAGATTTCTTTATACAAAATTTAGAAGAATTGATAACTAATGATAATCTTCATAATGGAAGAAAAACAACAGCTAAAAAGGAAAATATTATTCAATATAAAGAAGAAATGGCAGTTTTAAAAGAAAATCTAAATAATCTTTTATCTAAAAAAATCTTTAACGAAAGAATAATCCCTTATGAAAAGCAAGTTTTAAATTTTGTAGAGATATTTTTTAATATCTATGATGAGATAAAATTTAAAGAGAAAAAGTTCACTCAAGATGATTTGAAAGATTACCTTTTGATGTATTTAGAAGATGAAAAAGTAAATCTTATAAAAAATAATCAAATAACAGATTATATGAAAGAGATTATTGAAAGTGAATGTTCATCTATATTTATTGATGAGTTCCAAGACACAAGTATTGCTCAGTGGAAATTGTTAGAGCCTTTTATAAACTCTGCTAAAAATATTATCTGTGTTGGTGATGAAAAACAAAGTATTTATGGTTGGCGTGATGGAGAAAAAAATCTTTTTAGGGATTTGGCAACTGTAATAGATGGAGAGGAAGAAAATTTAGACACATCTTTTAGAAGTGAAGAAAATATTGTAGAGTTTATAAATGAAATTTTTGAAAATATCCTTGAAAAAACAGGTATAGAGTGGGATTTTATAAAATCTAAATCTAACAAAAAAGGAAGAGAAGGATTAGTAAGAATTTATAATTTTAATCTTACAAAGGAAGAAAAGAAAAAAATTAAAGAAGAAAAAAGAGAGATAGATAAAACCGAATATATAAAAACTATAATTGATGTTTTAAAAAATGATTTCAATGAAAATTATAAAGGGATAGGAATTATTGCTAGAAAAAATGAAACTTTAAGTGAAATCGCTGAAGAGTTATTAAAAAATAAAATTCCTTATACTTTAGAGGCTAAAAAAAGTATATTTGACCATAAAGGTGTGGTACCTATTATAAAACTTTTAAAATATTTTTTAACAGAAAATATTTTTTATCTTTTAGAATTTTTAAGAGATGATTTGATTTTAGTAGAAGATAGTTTTATAGAAAAAATAGTAGAAGTTTGGAACTTGAAAAATGATAAAATTTCTATATTCTTTGAAAATGTTTTAGAATGCGGTGAATATCCTGAAGAGAAGAAAATAATTAAAAAAATAGGTAAGATTTATAAAAAATATTCTGAAACAGAATTTAGAAATATGGATATAGTTTTGGATATAATAAAAGAGTTTGGAATTGTTGAAATCTATAACAAAGAAAATGAGATAAAAAATATTTATAAATTTGTGACTGTGTCTAAAAATTTTGAAAATATAAAAGAGTTTTTAGAAGAGATTGAGGAAAATTCATCAAAAGATATTTATTTACAACCAACATCTCAAGAGGAAAACACTGTCAGTCTTTTAACTATTCATAAATCTAAGGGATTAGAATACGATACAGTATTTTATATCTTAGATGAAGATAAAAATAATCCTGATAAAGGACTTAATTTTAATATTAAATTTGATAAAAATTATTTGAATATTGAGGATTATTTAGTTTGTAACTCTAAAAATGAAAAATTTTTGACATATTTAGATGAGGTTTTTGATTTTTACTCTTTTAAAGAGAAAAAGAAAAAAGAAGAGGAATTAAATAATCTCTATGTTGCTTTAACTCGTCCAAAAGGAAATCTATTTATTTTTATTGTACATTTAAAGGAAGAAAGCCTTTTTAAAAATCTTTTTGAAAGTTATAGAAGAGAGGATTATTATCAAATTGGAGAGTTAAAAAAATACGACTATCCAGAAAAAGAAAAAACTATAAGTCAAGAGATAGATTTTAGAATAGATTTTGAATCTTTGGAAAAATCTCAAGAGAAACTAAATGAAAATATAGAAAAAATTAAAAATGATTCCTATAAATATAGTTTAGAGCTAGAAGAAAAGAGAAATATAGGAAATATTGTTCACTACTTTTTAGAAAATATAAAATATGGAGAGAAAGAGGAGATAGAACTTGCTCTTAAGAAAACTTTTTCAAAATATGGAGCGTTATTTGGAGAGAAAAAATTAAAAGATGAGATTTTATCAAAGGAAAAAATAGAGAAAATCTTTAAAAATAATCCTGATATTTTCTCTAAAAAATGGGATATTATCTATAATGAATATTCTATTTATTCAGAGCAAGAGAAAAAACTTTACAGAATAGATAGATTGATGATTGATAACAAAACCAAAGAGATTTATATTGTGGACTATAAGACAGGAACTTATGAGGAAGAGCAACTTAAAAACTATAAAGAGTTAGTAGAATTTGAACTATCGAGAATAAAAGAAAAAAATTATACAGTGAAAACTAAATATATAGAAATTTACTAA
- a CDS encoding B12-binding domain-containing radical SAM protein, with product MLDIDMIYDYPLYRPPSEAYSLIIQITLGCSHNKCTFCKMYKDKKFTIKPIEQIKKEIDFFRRRVGYIEKIFLADGDALIIPTPKLLEILDYINEKFPENKRISLYASPKSILLKTPEELKEIREKGVKLVYIGMESGDNEVLKDINKGVTAEEITEASLKAKEAGFQISVTVIAGICGEKDSTNHALNTAKVINKIIPDYFSILCLVVHDGTEIDRKIKAGEFREASGENILKEIRMIVENINIPKGEKVIFRSNHASNYLGLKGDFPEDKEKFLSEINFAIKNDYVRERNERYLKY from the coding sequence ATGTTAGATATTGATATGATATATGATTATCCTTTATACAGACCACCTAGTGAAGCTTATAGCTTGATTATTCAAATAACTTTAGGTTGCTCTCACAATAAATGTACATTCTGTAAAATGTATAAGGATAAAAAATTTACAATAAAACCTATTGAACAAATAAAAAAAGAGATAGATTTCTTCAGAAGAAGAGTTGGATATATTGAGAAAATATTTTTGGCTGACGGAGATGCTTTAATAATTCCTACACCAAAACTTTTAGAAATTTTAGACTATATCAATGAAAAATTTCCTGAAAATAAAAGAATATCTTTATATGCAAGTCCAAAATCAATTCTTTTAAAAACTCCAGAAGAATTAAAGGAAATAAGAGAAAAAGGAGTAAAACTTGTTTATATTGGAATGGAAAGTGGAGATAATGAAGTTCTTAAGGATATAAACAAAGGAGTTACAGCAGAGGAAATAACAGAAGCTTCTCTGAAAGCTAAAGAAGCAGGATTCCAAATCTCTGTAACAGTTATAGCTGGAATTTGTGGAGAAAAAGATAGCACAAACCACGCTCTAAACACTGCAAAAGTTATTAATAAAATAATTCCAGATTATTTTAGCATATTATGTTTGGTAGTTCACGATGGAACAGAGATAGACAGAAAAATAAAAGCTGGAGAATTTAGAGAAGCAAGTGGAGAGAATATTTTAAAAGAGATAAGAATGATAGTGGAAAATATAAATATTCCTAAAGGAGAAAAAGTTATATTTAGATCAAACCACGCTTCAAATTATTTAGGACTTAAGGGAGATTTTCCAGAGGATAAAGAAAAGTTCCTTTCAGAAATTAATTTTGCTATAAAAAATGACTATGTTAGAGAGAGAAATGAGAGATATTTAAAATATTAA
- the rplU gene encoding 50S ribosomal protein L21: MYAVIKTGGKQYKVTEGDVLRVEKLNAEVNQTVELTDVLLVANGEDVKVGTPVVEGAKVLVEVLNQGKGAKVINFKYKPKTGNHRKKGHRQLFTEIKVTAINA; this comes from the coding sequence ATGTACGCAGTTATAAAAACTGGTGGAAAACAGTACAAAGTTACAGAAGGTGACGTTTTAAGAGTTGAGAAGCTTAATGCTGAAGTTAATCAAACAGTAGAATTAACAGATGTTCTATTAGTAGCTAATGGAGAAGATGTAAAAGTTGGAACTCCAGTAGTTGAAGGAGCAAAAGTTCTAGTGGAAGTTTTAAACCAAGGAAAAGGTGCAAAAGTTATTAACTTCAAATACAAGCCAAAAACAGGAAATCATAGAAAAAAAGGTCACAGACAACTTTTCACTGAAATTAAAGTTACAGCAATCAATGCATAA